A window of the Chrysemys picta bellii isolate R12L10 chromosome 24, ASM1138683v2, whole genome shotgun sequence genome harbors these coding sequences:
- the STRADA gene encoding STE20-related kinase adapter protein alpha isoform X4 has product MSSFLPDSSCYELLTIIGHGFEELMTVNLARYKPSGEYVTVRRINLEACTNEMVTFLQGELHVSKLFNHPNIVPYKATFIADNELWVATSFMAYGSAKDLICTHFMDGMSELAIAYILQGVLKALDYIHHMGYVHRSVKASHILISVDGKVYLSGLRSNLSMINHGQRLRVVHDFPKYSIKVLPWLSPEVLQQNLQGYDAKSDIYSVGITACELANGHVPFKDMPATQMLLEKLNGTVPCLLDTTTIPAEELTMKTSRSCANSGIGEGMAVSNVRAANGESTLHPYHRTFSPHFHHFVEQCLQRNSDLRPSASTLLNHSFFKQIKRRASEALPELLRPVTPITNFEGTRPQDPSGIFGLVSSLEQLEVDDWEF; this is encoded by the exons TACCAGACAGCAGCTGTTATGAGTTGCTCACCATAATAG GCCACGGCTTTGAGGAGCTGATGACGGTGAACCTGGCCAGGTATAAACCATCAGGAGAGTATGTCACAGTCAGAAGGATTAACCTGGAAGCCTGCACCAATGAGATGGTGACATTCTTGCAG GGTGAGCTTCATGTGTCCAAACTCTTCAACCACCCCAACATTGTGCCGTATAAAGCGACCTTCATAGCTGACAATGAGCTCTGGGTAGCGACCTCCTTCATGGCTTATG GTTCTGCAAAGGATTTAATCTGTACCCATTTCATGGATGGAATGAGTGAACTAGCTATTGCTTATATCCTCCAGGGCGTTCTGAAGGCTCTTGACTACATTCACCATATGGGCTATGTACATAG GAGTGTGAAAGCCAGCCACATCCTGATCTCTGTGGATGGGAAGGTGTACCTCTCAGGCCTGCGCAGTAACCTAAGCATGATCAACCACGGGCAGCGGCTCAGAGTTGTCCACGACTTCCCCAAGTATAGCATCAAGGTCCTACCATGGCTCAGTCCTGAAGTCTTGCAGCAG AATCTCCAGGGTTATGATGCAAAATCCGACATATACAGTGTGGGGATAACAGCCTGTGAACTGGCAAATGGCCACGTCCCATTCAAGGACATGCCTGCTACTCAG ATGCTGTTGGAGAAGCTGAACGGAACTGTTCCATGCCTGCTAGACACCACCACGATCCCTGCCGAGGAGCTGACCATGAAAACATCCCGCTCGTGTGCTAACTCCGGGATTGGTGAAGGGATGGCAGTTAGCAACGTGAGGGCAGCCAATGGGGAGTCAACACTGCACCCTTACCATCGGACTTTCTCACCCCACTTCCATCACTTCGTAGAGCAGTGCCTTCAGCGTAACTCGGACTTGAG GCCAAGTGCAAGCACCCTGCTGAATCATTCCTTTTTCAAGCAG ATCAAACGTCGTGCGTCTGAAGCACTTCCTGAACTATTGCGCCCTGTCACACCAATCACCAACTTCGAAGGTACACGGCCACAGGATCCCAGTGGCATTTTTGGACTGGTATCCAGTCTGGAACAGCTAGAGGTGGATGACTGGGAATTCTAG